One part of the Indicator indicator isolate 239-I01 chromosome 5, UM_Iind_1.1, whole genome shotgun sequence genome encodes these proteins:
- the ATG9A gene encoding autophagy-related protein 9A, with protein sequence MAHFETQYQRLESSSTESPPGGGDLLVHVPEGAKSPWHHIENLDLFFSRVYNLHQKNGFTCMLIGEIFELMQFIFVVAFTTFLISCVDYDILFANKAVNHSQHPSEPIKVTLPDAFLPPNVCSARIQANSFLICILVIAGVFWVHRLVKFIYNICCYWEIHSFYINALKIPMSTLPYYTWQEVQARIVQIQKEHQICIHKKELTELDIYHRILRFKNYMVAMVNKSLLPIRFRLPLLGDTVFYTRGLKYNFELIFFWGPGSLFENEWSLKAEYKRAGNRLELAEKLSTRILWIGIANFLLCPLILIWQILYAFFSYTEILKREPGSLGARCWSLYGRCYLRHFNELDHELHSRLSKGYKPASKYMNCFISPLLTIVAKNVAFFAGSILAVLIALTIYDEDVLAVEHVLTTVTLLGVGITVCRSFIPDQHLVFCPEQLLRVILAHIHYMPDHWQGNAHRYETRDEFAQLFQYKAVFILEELLSPIITPLILIVFLRPKSLDIVDFFRNFTVEVVGVGDTCSFAQMDVRQHGHPAWMSAGKTEASIYQQAEDGKTELSLMHFAITNPKWQPPRESTAFIGFLKERVHRDSSIALAQQAVLPENTLFSSIQSLQSESEPHSLIANVIVGSSALGFHVGRDGQASRHLSEVASALRSFSPLQSAQQPPSGFQTSGRDGEGAQPRGASTMTASGADARTVSSGSSAWEGQLQSMILSEYASTEMSLHALYMHELHKQHAQLEPERHTWHRRESDESGESTHEELDAPRGASIPIPRSASYPFSSPRQTAEETATLQTGFQRRYGGITDPGTVHRAPSHFSRLPLGGWAEDGQSARHPEPVPEESSEDELPPQVHKV encoded by the exons ATGGCCCACTTCGAGACGCAGTACCAGCGCCTGGAGAGTTCCTCTACCGAATCACCTCCCGGTGGCGGCGACCTGCTTGTCCACGTCCCGGAGGGCGCCAAGT CTCCATGGCATCACATTGAGAACCTGGACCTCTTCTTCTCTCGC GTCTATAACCTGCATCAGAAAAATGGCTTCACCTGCATGCTCATTGGAGAGATCTTTGAGCTCAT GCAGTTCATCTTCGTAGTGGCGTTCACCACTTTTCTTATCAGCTGCGTTGATTATGACATCCTCTTTGCCAACAAAGCAGTAAATCATAGCCAGCATCCCAGTGAGCCCATTAAGGTGACTCTGCCAGATGCCTTCTTGCCTCCAAATGTCTGCAGTGCAAG AATCCAGGCAAACAGCTTCCTCATCTGCATCCTGGTGATAGCTGGGGTTTTCTGGGTCCATCGACTTGTCAAATTTATCTACAACATTTGCTGCTACTGGGAGATTCACTCTTTCTACATCAATGCCCTCAAAATCCCTATG TCCACCCTGCCTTACTACACCTGGCAGGAGGTGCAGGCCCGCATCGTGCAGATCCAGAAGGAGCACCAGATCTGCATTCACAAGAAGGAGCTGACGGAGCTTGACATCTACCACCGCATTCTGCGTTTCAAGAACTACATGGTGGCCATGGTGAACAAGTCACTGCTGCCCATCCGCTTCCGCCTGCCCCTGCTGGGAGACACCGTCTTCTACACACGTGGGCTCAAGTATAACTTTGAGCTTATCTTCTTCTGGGGGCCTGGCTCCCTCTTTGAAAACGAGTGGAGCCTGAAGGCTGAGTACAAACGGGCTGGGAACCGCCTAGAGCTGGCTGAGAAGCTCAGCACTCGCATCCTCTGGATTGGCATTGCTAActtcctcctctgccccctCATCCTCATCTGGCAGATCCTCTATGCCTTCTTCAGCTACACAGAGATCCTGAAGCGAGAGCCAGGCAGCCTGGGTGCCCGCTGCTGGTCTCTCTATGGACGCTGTTACCTCCGTCACTTCAACGAGCTGGACCATGAACTGCACTCACGCCTCAGCAAGGGGTACAAGCCAGCTTCCAAGTACATGAACTGCTTTATCTCCCCACTCCTCACCATTGTGGCCAAGAATGTGGCCTTCTTTGCTGGCTCCATCCTGGCTGTGCTCATCGCTCTCACCATCTATGATGAGGACGTGCTGGCCGTCGAGCATGTCCTGACCACGGTCACCCTGCTCGGGGTGGGCATCACTGTGTGCAG GTCTTTCATCCCTGACCAGCACCTGGTGTtttgcccagagcagctgctgcgaGTCATCCTAGCACATATCCACTACATGCCTGACCACTGGCAGGGCAATGCCCACCGCTATGAGACCAGGGACGAGTTTGCCCAGCTCTTCCAGTACAAAGCG GTCTTCATCCTAGAGGAGCTGCTGAGTCCCATCATTACCCCCCTGATCCTCATTGTCTTCTTGCGGCCCAAGTCCCTGGACATCGTTGACTTCTTCCGCAACTTCActgtggaggtggtgggagtGGGCGACACCTGCTCCTTTGCCCAGATGGATGTGCGCCAGCATGGCCACCCAGCG TGGATGTCAGCCGGGAAGACAGAGGCCTCCATTTACCAGCAAGCTGAAGACGGCAAGACAGAGCTGTCCCTCATGCACTTTGCCATCACCAACCCCAAGTGGCAGCCACCCCGTGAGAGCACGGCCTTCATCGGCTTCCTGAAGGAGCGGGTGCACCGCGACAGCAGCATCGCCCTGGCTCAGCAGGCTGTGCTTCCTGAGAACACCCTCTTCAGCTCCATCCAGTCCCTGCAGTCGGAGTCAGAG CCTCACAGCTTAATTGCCAATGTGATAGTGGGCTCCTCGGCGCTGGGCTTCCACGTGGGCCGGGATGGACAGGCGTCCCGCCATCTCTCCGAAGTGGCCTCAGCCCTGCGTTCCTTCTCCCCACTTCAGTctgcccagcagcctcccagtggCTTCCAGACAtcagggagggatggagagggagcCCAGCCTCGGGGTGCCAGTACCATGACAGCCTCTGG TGCTGATGCGAGGACTGTGAGCTCGGGGAGCAGCGCCTGGGAGGGTCAGCTGCAGAGCATGATCCTGTCGGAGTACGCCTCCACTGAGATGAGTCTCCATGCACTCTACATGCATGAG TTGCACAAGCAGCATGCCCAGCTGGAGCCTGAGCGGCACACCTGGCACCGGCGAGAGAGCGACGAGAGTGGGGAGAGCACCCATGAGGAGCTGGATGCCCCACGAGGTgcctccatccccatccctcgCTCTGCCAGCTATCCTTTCTCCTCGCCACGGCAGACTGCTGAGGAGACAGCCACCCTGCAGACCGGCTTCCAGCGGCGATACGGTGGCATCACAG ACCCAGGTACAGTACACAGAGCCCCATCACACTTCTCCCGCCTCCCGCTGGGTGGCTGGGCTGAGGATGGGCAGTCAGCAAGACACCCAGAGCCCGTGCCAGAGGAGAGCTCAGAGGATGAGCTTCCACCACAGGTCCACAAG GTATAG
- the ABCB6 gene encoding ATP-binding cassette sub-family B member 6 isoform X2 has translation MVVLRSYCEGNSSIAHAWVQQGFQPCFFFTLVPAVLLSICLLLGALQYTCYVRFGRAMEPKYIPRSRLYHVQVILSLLLALQPFGGLLWQAAGPGLLYGYMLLHACLWALSWGCAVALLQLERTRVLARDRTRGHGTVLLLFWALAFAAENLTLVSWRSPLWWWALEDTNQKVQFGFWLLRYICTFMLFILGMKAPGLPRKPYMLLVNEEERDVENSQPLLPDSSRTTSTWKDFKRKLWLLVPYMWPKGNCLLQGLVLFCMTLMGLERAINVFVPVCYKNIVNQLTEGTPWHTLAWTVCIYVGLKFLQGGGAGSTGFVSNLRTFLWVWVQQFTNRQVQVQLFAHLHGLSLRWHLGRRTGEVLRSVDRGTSSINSLLSYIIFSIVPTIADIVIGIVYFTSVFSAWFGLIIFVCMSLYLTLTIFITEWRTKYRRDMNTRDNEAKSRAVDSLLNFETVKYYNAETYEVNRFNDAIIKYQISEWKVSASLGLLNQTQNLVIGLGLLAGSLLCAYFVTENKLQVGDFVLFGTYIIQLYTPLNWFGTYYRMIQNSFVDMENMFELFHEEQEVKDVVNASNLHLEAGRIEFENVHFSYMDGKEILQDISFSVMPGQTLALVGPSGSGKSTVIRLLFRFYDVRGGCIRIDGQDISQVRQASLRAHIGVVPQDTVLFNDTIANNIRYGRILASDEEVQEAARAADIHDRILSFPDGYNTQVGERGLKLSGGEKQRVAIARTILKGPRIILLDEATSALDTETERNIQASLAKVCAHRTTIVVAHRLSTVVGADQILVLKDGRIAERGRHEELLQKGGVYAGMWLQQQAGDESESKEHRTEKPPSSKKGP, from the exons atggtggtgctgaggagctACTGTGAGGGCAACAGCTCCATTGCCCATGCCTGGGTCCAGcaaggcttccagccctgcttctTCTTCACTCTGGTGCCAGCCGTGCTGCTGAGtatctgcctgctgctgggtgccctgCAGTACACCTGCTATGTCCGTTTTGGCCGTGCCATGGAGCCCAAGTATATCCCCCGCTCCCGCCTCTATCATGTCCAGGTCATactgtccctgctcctggccctgcagccctttggtgGGCTGCTGTGGcaagcagcagggccaggactGCTCTATGGGTACATGTTGCTGCACGCCTGCCTCTGGGCCCTCAGCTGGGGCTGCGCTGTTGCCCTCCTACAGCTGGAGCGTACACGGGTGCTGGCACGGGACCGGACGCGAGGCCATGGCACTGTCCTTCTGCTCTTCTGGGCACTGGCCTTTGCCGCTGAGAACCTGACCCTGGTGTCCTGGAGGAGCCCATTGTGGTGGTGGGCACTGGAGGACACCAACCAGAAG GTGCAGTTTGGTTTCTGGCTGCTGCGTTACATTTGCACGTTCATGCTCTTCATTCTGGGCATGAAGGCCCCAGGGCTGCCCCGCAAACCCTACATGCTGCTGGTCAatgaggaggagagggatgTGGAGAACAGCCAG CCACTCCTGCCTGACTCCAGCAGAACCACCTCCACCTGGAAGGATTTCAAGAGGAAGTTGTGGCTGCTGGTGCCATACATGTGGCCAAAGGGCAACTGCTTGCTGCAAGGGCTGGTGCTGTTCTGTATGACCCTTATGGGGCTGGAGCGAGCCATCAACGTCTTTGTCCCTGTCTGCTACAAGAACATTG TGAACCAGCTGACAGAGGGCACTCCATGGCACACCCTGGCTTGGACTGTCTGCATCTACGTGGGGCTGAAATTCCTGCAGGGTGGAGGTGCTG GCTCCACTGGCTTCGTGAGCAACTTGCGCACCTTCCTGTGGGTGTGGGTGCAGCAGTTCACCAACCGGCAAGTGCAGGTGCAGCTCTTTGCCCACCTGCATGGTCTGTCCCTGCGCTGGCACCTAGGGCGTCGCACGGGTGAGGTACTGCGCAGTGTGGACCGGGGCACCAGCAGCATCAACAGCCTGCTCAG TTACATCATCTTCAGCATCGTCCCCACCATTGCAGACATTGTCATCGGCATTGTTTACTTCACCTCAGTCTTCAGCGCCTGGTTTggcctcatcatctttgtgtgTATGAGCCTTTACCTGA ctctgACCATCTTCATTACCGAGTGGAGGACTAAATATCGCCGCGACATGAACACGCGGGACAACGAGGCCAAGTCCCGGGCTGTGGACTCACTCCTCAATTTTGAGACG GTGAAGTATTACAATGCAGAGACCTATGAGGTGAACCGCTTTAACGATGCCATCATCAAGTACCAG ATCTCAGAGTGGAAGGTTAGTGCCTCATTGGGCCTCCTCAACCAGACCCAGAACCTGGTCATtggcctggggctgctggcggGGTCCTTGCTCTGTGCCTACTTCGTCACTGAAAATAAGCTGCAG GTGGGGGACTTTGTCCTCTTTGGCACCTACATCATCCAGCTCTACACACCTCTCAACTGGTTTGGGACTTACTACAG GATGATACAGAACTCATTTGTGGACATGGAGAACATGTTTGAGCTCTTCcatgaggagcaggag GTGAAAGATGTGGTGAATGCCAGCAACCTGCACTTGGAGGCCGGGCGGATCGAGTTTGAGAACGTGCACTTCAGCTACATGGATGG GAAGGAAATCCTGCAGGACATCTCCTTTTCTGTGATGCCTGGGCAGACTCTGGCCTTG GTGGGACCTTCAGGGTCTGGGAAGAGCACTGTCATCCGTCTGCTGTTCCGCTTCTATGATGTGCGGGGTGGCTGCATCCGCATTGATGGGCAGGACATTTCCCAGGTGAGG CAGGCGTCACTGCGTGCTCACATCGGGGTGGTGCCCCAGGACACGGTGCTCTTCAATGACACCATTGCCAACAACATCCGGTATGGACGGATCCTAGCCAGCGATGAAGaggtgcaggaggcagcccGGGCTGCTGACATCCATGACCGCATCCTTTCTTTCCCTGATG GATACAACACCCAGGTGGGAGAGCGGGGTCTGAAGCTGAGCGGGGGGGAGAAGCAGCGTGTCGCCATTGCACGCACCATCCTGAAGGGTCCTCGCATCATCCTGCTGGATGAG GCCACGTCCGCACTTGACACAGAGACTGAGAGGAACATCCAGGCTTCCCTGGCTAAGGTCTGCGCCCACCGCACCACCATTGTTGTTGCACACAG GCTCTCCACTGTGGTGGGTGCAGACCAGATCCTGGTGCTCAAGGACGGGCGCATTGCAGAGCGAGGCAG gcatgaggagctgctgcagaagggtgGCGTGTATGCTGGCATGTGGCTGCAGCAACAGGCTGGGGATGAGAGCGAGAGCAAGGAGCATCGCACTGAGAAGCCGCCAAGCAGCAAGAAAGGACCATGA
- the ABCB6 gene encoding ATP-binding cassette sub-family B member 6 isoform X1: MVVLRSYCEGNSSIAHAWVQQGFQPCFFFTLVPAVLLSICLLLGALQYTCYVRFGRAMEPKYIPRSRLYHVQVILSLLLALQPFGGLLWQAAGPGLLYGYMLLHACLWALSWGCAVALLQLERTRVLARDRTRGHGTVLLLFWALAFAAENLTLVSWRSPLWWWALEDTNQKVQFGFWLLRYICTFMLFILGMKAPGLPRKPYMLLVNEEERDVENSQPLLPDSSRTTSTWKDFKRKLWLLVPYMWPKGNCLLQGLVLFCMTLMGLERAINVFVPVCYKNIVNQLTEGTPWHTLAWTVCIYVGLKFLQGGGAGSTGFVSNLRTFLWVWVQQFTNRQVQVQLFAHLHGLSLRWHLGRRTGEVLRSVDRGTSSINSLLSYIIFSIVPTIADIVIGIVYFTSVFSAWFGLIIFVCMSLYLTLTIFITEWRTKYRRDMNTRDNEAKSRAVDSLLNFETVKYYNAETYEVNRFNDAIIKYQISEWKVSASLGLLNQTQNLVIGLGLLAGSLLCAYFVTENKLQVGDFVLFGTYIIQLYTPLNWFGTYYRMIQNSFVDMENMFELFHEEQEVKDVVNASNLHLEAGRIEFENVHFSYMDGKEILQDISFSVMPGQTLALVGPSGSGKSTVIRLLFRFYDVRGGCIRIDGQDISQVKQASLRAHIGVVPQDTVLFNDTIANNIRYGRILASDEEVQEAARAADIHDRILSFPDGYNTQVGERGLKLSGGEKQRVAIARTILKGPRIILLDEATSALDTETERNIQASLAKVCAHRTTIVVAHRLSTVVGADQILVLKDGRIAERGRHEELLQKGGVYAGMWLQQQAGDESESKEHRTEKPPSSKKGP, encoded by the exons atggtggtgctgaggagctACTGTGAGGGCAACAGCTCCATTGCCCATGCCTGGGTCCAGcaaggcttccagccctgcttctTCTTCACTCTGGTGCCAGCCGTGCTGCTGAGtatctgcctgctgctgggtgccctgCAGTACACCTGCTATGTCCGTTTTGGCCGTGCCATGGAGCCCAAGTATATCCCCCGCTCCCGCCTCTATCATGTCCAGGTCATactgtccctgctcctggccctgcagccctttggtgGGCTGCTGTGGcaagcagcagggccaggactGCTCTATGGGTACATGTTGCTGCACGCCTGCCTCTGGGCCCTCAGCTGGGGCTGCGCTGTTGCCCTCCTACAGCTGGAGCGTACACGGGTGCTGGCACGGGACCGGACGCGAGGCCATGGCACTGTCCTTCTGCTCTTCTGGGCACTGGCCTTTGCCGCTGAGAACCTGACCCTGGTGTCCTGGAGGAGCCCATTGTGGTGGTGGGCACTGGAGGACACCAACCAGAAG GTGCAGTTTGGTTTCTGGCTGCTGCGTTACATTTGCACGTTCATGCTCTTCATTCTGGGCATGAAGGCCCCAGGGCTGCCCCGCAAACCCTACATGCTGCTGGTCAatgaggaggagagggatgTGGAGAACAGCCAG CCACTCCTGCCTGACTCCAGCAGAACCACCTCCACCTGGAAGGATTTCAAGAGGAAGTTGTGGCTGCTGGTGCCATACATGTGGCCAAAGGGCAACTGCTTGCTGCAAGGGCTGGTGCTGTTCTGTATGACCCTTATGGGGCTGGAGCGAGCCATCAACGTCTTTGTCCCTGTCTGCTACAAGAACATTG TGAACCAGCTGACAGAGGGCACTCCATGGCACACCCTGGCTTGGACTGTCTGCATCTACGTGGGGCTGAAATTCCTGCAGGGTGGAGGTGCTG GCTCCACTGGCTTCGTGAGCAACTTGCGCACCTTCCTGTGGGTGTGGGTGCAGCAGTTCACCAACCGGCAAGTGCAGGTGCAGCTCTTTGCCCACCTGCATGGTCTGTCCCTGCGCTGGCACCTAGGGCGTCGCACGGGTGAGGTACTGCGCAGTGTGGACCGGGGCACCAGCAGCATCAACAGCCTGCTCAG TTACATCATCTTCAGCATCGTCCCCACCATTGCAGACATTGTCATCGGCATTGTTTACTTCACCTCAGTCTTCAGCGCCTGGTTTggcctcatcatctttgtgtgTATGAGCCTTTACCTGA ctctgACCATCTTCATTACCGAGTGGAGGACTAAATATCGCCGCGACATGAACACGCGGGACAACGAGGCCAAGTCCCGGGCTGTGGACTCACTCCTCAATTTTGAGACG GTGAAGTATTACAATGCAGAGACCTATGAGGTGAACCGCTTTAACGATGCCATCATCAAGTACCAG ATCTCAGAGTGGAAGGTTAGTGCCTCATTGGGCCTCCTCAACCAGACCCAGAACCTGGTCATtggcctggggctgctggcggGGTCCTTGCTCTGTGCCTACTTCGTCACTGAAAATAAGCTGCAG GTGGGGGACTTTGTCCTCTTTGGCACCTACATCATCCAGCTCTACACACCTCTCAACTGGTTTGGGACTTACTACAG GATGATACAGAACTCATTTGTGGACATGGAGAACATGTTTGAGCTCTTCcatgaggagcaggag GTGAAAGATGTGGTGAATGCCAGCAACCTGCACTTGGAGGCCGGGCGGATCGAGTTTGAGAACGTGCACTTCAGCTACATGGATGG GAAGGAAATCCTGCAGGACATCTCCTTTTCTGTGATGCCTGGGCAGACTCTGGCCTTG GTGGGACCTTCAGGGTCTGGGAAGAGCACTGTCATCCGTCTGCTGTTCCGCTTCTATGATGTGCGGGGTGGCTGCATCCGCATTGATGGGCAGGACATTTCCCAG GTGAAGCAGGCGTCACTGCGTGCTCACATCGGGGTGGTGCCCCAGGACACGGTGCTCTTCAATGACACCATTGCCAACAACATCCGGTATGGACGGATCCTAGCCAGCGATGAAGaggtgcaggaggcagcccGGGCTGCTGACATCCATGACCGCATCCTTTCTTTCCCTGATG GATACAACACCCAGGTGGGAGAGCGGGGTCTGAAGCTGAGCGGGGGGGAGAAGCAGCGTGTCGCCATTGCACGCACCATCCTGAAGGGTCCTCGCATCATCCTGCTGGATGAG GCCACGTCCGCACTTGACACAGAGACTGAGAGGAACATCCAGGCTTCCCTGGCTAAGGTCTGCGCCCACCGCACCACCATTGTTGTTGCACACAG GCTCTCCACTGTGGTGGGTGCAGACCAGATCCTGGTGCTCAAGGACGGGCGCATTGCAGAGCGAGGCAG gcatgaggagctgctgcagaagggtgGCGTGTATGCTGGCATGTGGCTGCAGCAACAGGCTGGGGATGAGAGCGAGAGCAAGGAGCATCGCACTGAGAAGCCGCCAAGCAGCAAGAAAGGACCATGA
- the ABCB6 gene encoding ATP-binding cassette sub-family B member 6 isoform X3: MVVLRSYCEGNSSIAHAWVQQGFQPCFFFTLVPAVLLSICLLLGALQYTCYVRFGRAMEPKYIPRSRLYHVQVILSLLLALQPFGGLLWQAAGPGLLYGYMLLHACLWALSWGCAVALLQLERTRVLARDRTRGHGTVLLLFWALAFAAENLTLVSWRSPLWWWALEDTNQKVGQGRTTSTWKDFKRKLWLLVPYMWPKGNCLLQGLVLFCMTLMGLERAINVFVPVCYKNIVNQLTEGTPWHTLAWTVCIYVGLKFLQGGGAGSTGFVSNLRTFLWVWVQQFTNRQVQVQLFAHLHGLSLRWHLGRRTGEVLRSVDRGTSSINSLLSYIIFSIVPTIADIVIGIVYFTSVFSAWFGLIIFVCMSLYLTLTIFITEWRTKYRRDMNTRDNEAKSRAVDSLLNFETVKYYNAETYEVNRFNDAIIKYQISEWKVSASLGLLNQTQNLVIGLGLLAGSLLCAYFVTENKLQVGDFVLFGTYIIQLYTPLNWFGTYYRMIQNSFVDMENMFELFHEEQEVKDVVNASNLHLEAGRIEFENVHFSYMDGKEILQDISFSVMPGQTLALVGPSGSGKSTVIRLLFRFYDVRGGCIRIDGQDISQVKQASLRAHIGVVPQDTVLFNDTIANNIRYGRILASDEEVQEAARAADIHDRILSFPDGYNTQVGERGLKLSGGEKQRVAIARTILKGPRIILLDEATSALDTETERNIQASLAKVCAHRTTIVVAHRLSTVVGADQILVLKDGRIAERGRHEELLQKGGVYAGMWLQQQAGDESESKEHRTEKPPSSKKGP; the protein is encoded by the exons atggtggtgctgaggagctACTGTGAGGGCAACAGCTCCATTGCCCATGCCTGGGTCCAGcaaggcttccagccctgcttctTCTTCACTCTGGTGCCAGCCGTGCTGCTGAGtatctgcctgctgctgggtgccctgCAGTACACCTGCTATGTCCGTTTTGGCCGTGCCATGGAGCCCAAGTATATCCCCCGCTCCCGCCTCTATCATGTCCAGGTCATactgtccctgctcctggccctgcagccctttggtgGGCTGCTGTGGcaagcagcagggccaggactGCTCTATGGGTACATGTTGCTGCACGCCTGCCTCTGGGCCCTCAGCTGGGGCTGCGCTGTTGCCCTCCTACAGCTGGAGCGTACACGGGTGCTGGCACGGGACCGGACGCGAGGCCATGGCACTGTCCTTCTGCTCTTCTGGGCACTGGCCTTTGCCGCTGAGAACCTGACCCTGGTGTCCTGGAGGAGCCCATTGTGGTGGTGGGCACTGGAGGACACCAACCAGAAGGTGGGCCAGGG CAGAACCACCTCCACCTGGAAGGATTTCAAGAGGAAGTTGTGGCTGCTGGTGCCATACATGTGGCCAAAGGGCAACTGCTTGCTGCAAGGGCTGGTGCTGTTCTGTATGACCCTTATGGGGCTGGAGCGAGCCATCAACGTCTTTGTCCCTGTCTGCTACAAGAACATTG TGAACCAGCTGACAGAGGGCACTCCATGGCACACCCTGGCTTGGACTGTCTGCATCTACGTGGGGCTGAAATTCCTGCAGGGTGGAGGTGCTG GCTCCACTGGCTTCGTGAGCAACTTGCGCACCTTCCTGTGGGTGTGGGTGCAGCAGTTCACCAACCGGCAAGTGCAGGTGCAGCTCTTTGCCCACCTGCATGGTCTGTCCCTGCGCTGGCACCTAGGGCGTCGCACGGGTGAGGTACTGCGCAGTGTGGACCGGGGCACCAGCAGCATCAACAGCCTGCTCAG TTACATCATCTTCAGCATCGTCCCCACCATTGCAGACATTGTCATCGGCATTGTTTACTTCACCTCAGTCTTCAGCGCCTGGTTTggcctcatcatctttgtgtgTATGAGCCTTTACCTGA ctctgACCATCTTCATTACCGAGTGGAGGACTAAATATCGCCGCGACATGAACACGCGGGACAACGAGGCCAAGTCCCGGGCTGTGGACTCACTCCTCAATTTTGAGACG GTGAAGTATTACAATGCAGAGACCTATGAGGTGAACCGCTTTAACGATGCCATCATCAAGTACCAG ATCTCAGAGTGGAAGGTTAGTGCCTCATTGGGCCTCCTCAACCAGACCCAGAACCTGGTCATtggcctggggctgctggcggGGTCCTTGCTCTGTGCCTACTTCGTCACTGAAAATAAGCTGCAG GTGGGGGACTTTGTCCTCTTTGGCACCTACATCATCCAGCTCTACACACCTCTCAACTGGTTTGGGACTTACTACAG GATGATACAGAACTCATTTGTGGACATGGAGAACATGTTTGAGCTCTTCcatgaggagcaggag GTGAAAGATGTGGTGAATGCCAGCAACCTGCACTTGGAGGCCGGGCGGATCGAGTTTGAGAACGTGCACTTCAGCTACATGGATGG GAAGGAAATCCTGCAGGACATCTCCTTTTCTGTGATGCCTGGGCAGACTCTGGCCTTG GTGGGACCTTCAGGGTCTGGGAAGAGCACTGTCATCCGTCTGCTGTTCCGCTTCTATGATGTGCGGGGTGGCTGCATCCGCATTGATGGGCAGGACATTTCCCAG GTGAAGCAGGCGTCACTGCGTGCTCACATCGGGGTGGTGCCCCAGGACACGGTGCTCTTCAATGACACCATTGCCAACAACATCCGGTATGGACGGATCCTAGCCAGCGATGAAGaggtgcaggaggcagcccGGGCTGCTGACATCCATGACCGCATCCTTTCTTTCCCTGATG GATACAACACCCAGGTGGGAGAGCGGGGTCTGAAGCTGAGCGGGGGGGAGAAGCAGCGTGTCGCCATTGCACGCACCATCCTGAAGGGTCCTCGCATCATCCTGCTGGATGAG GCCACGTCCGCACTTGACACAGAGACTGAGAGGAACATCCAGGCTTCCCTGGCTAAGGTCTGCGCCCACCGCACCACCATTGTTGTTGCACACAG GCTCTCCACTGTGGTGGGTGCAGACCAGATCCTGGTGCTCAAGGACGGGCGCATTGCAGAGCGAGGCAG gcatgaggagctgctgcagaagggtgGCGTGTATGCTGGCATGTGGCTGCAGCAACAGGCTGGGGATGAGAGCGAGAGCAAGGAGCATCGCACTGAGAAGCCGCCAAGCAGCAAGAAAGGACCATGA